A stretch of Flavobacterium sp. N1994 DNA encodes these proteins:
- the ileS gene encoding isoleucine--tRNA ligase — protein sequence MSTKFTEYKGLDLPTVASEVLDFWKKNNVFEQSVTSREGATPYVFFEGPPSANGLPGIHHVMARAIKDIFCRYKTQKGFQVKRKAGWDTHGLPVELGTEKELGITKEDIGKTISIEEYNEACKRTVMRYTDVWNDLTEKMGYWVDMEDPYVTYKSKYMESVWWLLKQIYDKGLLYKGYTIQPYSPKAGTGLSSHEVNQPGSYRDVTDTTVVAQFKTKPETLPSFLQGFGTIHILAWTTTPWTLPSNTALTVGPKIEYVLVKTFNQYTFEPVNVILAKNLVGKQFAGKYFVAESDADFANYKADDKKIPYQVLAERKGTDLVGIRYEQLMPLVLPYQNPENAFRVISGDFVTTEDGTGIVHTAPTFGADDAKVAKEATPEVPPMLVLDENGNPVPLVDLQGRFIQGLGDYSGKYVKNEYYEANEAPERSADVEIAIQLKEENKAFKVEKYVHSYPHSWRTDEPLLYYPLDSWFIKVTDVKDRMFDLNDTINWKPKATGEGRFGNWLKNANDWNLSRSRYWGIPLPIWRTEDKQEEVLIGSVEELYNAIEKAIQAGVETVNPFKGFEVGNMSEANYDLVDLHKNVVDTITLVSPSGKPMKRETDLIDVWFDSGAMPYAQWHYPFENKDKIDENKDFPADFIAEGVDQTRGWFYTLHAIGTLVFDKIAYKNVVSNGLVLDKNGQKMSKRLGNAVDPFTTLAEYGPDATRWYMISNANPWDNLKFDIEGVAEVRRKFFGTLYNTYSFFSLYANIDGFKYAEAEIPLNERPEIDRWILSELHTLIKTVDEAYADYEPTRAARAISDFVQENLSNWYVRLCRRRFWKGEYGTDKIAAYQTLYTCLLNVAKLAAPIAPFFMDKLYRDLVNTTGSEDFTSVHLAKFPVSVENFVDKSLESKMMKAQTVSSLVLSLRKKEMIKVRQPLQKVMIPILDDNQRAEIEAVSDLIKAEVNVKEIELLDDASGVLVKQIKPNFKALGPRFGKDMGLISKEIQNLTPDQINELDTKGELSLVISGKSIILTSDDVEISSQDIPGWLVANANGITVALDITLTEELINEGIARELVNRIQNLRKDSGFEVTDKIKVHLQHNAELETAVNANESYIKSETLTETLAFVADLDKGTEIEFDNIKTRILISK from the coding sequence ATGAGTACTAAGTTTACTGAATACAAAGGACTTGACTTGCCTACTGTGGCTTCTGAAGTTCTTGATTTCTGGAAAAAAAATAATGTCTTTGAACAAAGCGTAACGTCTCGTGAAGGCGCTACACCATATGTGTTTTTTGAAGGACCACCATCAGCTAATGGTTTGCCTGGAATTCACCACGTGATGGCACGTGCGATTAAAGATATTTTTTGTCGTTATAAAACTCAAAAGGGATTCCAAGTGAAGCGTAAAGCGGGATGGGATACTCACGGATTGCCTGTTGAATTAGGTACCGAAAAAGAATTAGGCATCACCAAAGAAGATATCGGGAAAACCATTTCCATCGAAGAATACAACGAAGCTTGTAAACGAACCGTAATGCGTTATACTGACGTATGGAACGACCTTACCGAAAAAATGGGCTATTGGGTAGATATGGAAGATCCGTATGTGACCTACAAATCCAAATACATGGAAAGCGTTTGGTGGTTGTTGAAACAAATCTATGATAAAGGATTACTATACAAAGGGTACACCATCCAACCGTATTCTCCAAAAGCAGGAACTGGATTGTCTTCACACGAAGTAAACCAACCAGGAAGTTACAGAGATGTTACTGATACTACGGTGGTGGCACAATTCAAAACAAAACCAGAAACCTTACCAAGCTTTTTACAAGGCTTTGGTACTATTCATATTTTAGCTTGGACGACCACACCATGGACGCTGCCAAGTAATACCGCCTTGACGGTTGGTCCAAAAATAGAATACGTTTTAGTAAAGACTTTTAATCAATATACTTTTGAACCAGTCAATGTAATTTTGGCCAAAAACTTAGTGGGAAAACAATTTGCTGGAAAGTATTTTGTTGCCGAAAGTGATGCCGATTTTGCTAATTACAAAGCAGATGACAAGAAAATACCCTACCAAGTTTTAGCAGAAAGGAAAGGGACTGATTTAGTCGGAATCCGTTACGAGCAATTAATGCCTTTGGTATTACCTTATCAAAATCCTGAGAATGCTTTTAGAGTGATTTCGGGAGATTTTGTAACCACTGAAGACGGAACGGGAATTGTACATACGGCTCCAACGTTTGGTGCCGATGACGCTAAAGTAGCCAAAGAAGCTACACCTGAAGTTCCTCCAATGTTGGTTTTAGATGAAAATGGAAACCCAGTACCTTTAGTAGATTTACAAGGTAGATTTATCCAAGGATTAGGAGACTATTCAGGGAAATATGTAAAGAATGAATATTATGAGGCAAATGAAGCTCCAGAACGTTCAGCCGATGTAGAAATTGCTATTCAGTTAAAAGAAGAAAACAAAGCCTTCAAGGTAGAAAAATACGTTCACAGTTACCCACACAGTTGGAGAACAGATGAACCGTTGTTGTATTACCCATTAGATTCTTGGTTTATCAAAGTAACCGATGTCAAAGACCGCATGTTCGATTTGAATGACACCATCAACTGGAAGCCCAAAGCAACTGGTGAAGGACGTTTCGGAAACTGGTTGAAAAATGCTAACGATTGGAACTTATCCCGTTCAAGATATTGGGGAATTCCATTACCGATTTGGAGAACAGAAGACAAACAAGAAGAAGTGCTTATCGGTTCTGTTGAAGAATTGTATAACGCGATTGAAAAAGCCATCCAAGCTGGTGTAGAAACCGTAAATCCATTCAAAGGGTTTGAGGTTGGAAATATGAGTGAGGCCAATTATGATTTAGTAGATTTACACAAAAATGTAGTCGATACCATCACCTTAGTTTCTCCTTCAGGGAAACCGATGAAGCGGGAAACCGATTTGATTGACGTTTGGTTCGATAGTGGCGCCATGCCTTATGCACAATGGCATTATCCTTTTGAAAATAAAGATAAAATAGACGAAAACAAAGACTTCCCAGCCGATTTTATTGCGGAAGGAGTTGACCAAACAAGAGGTTGGTTTTATACCTTACATGCCATCGGAACCTTAGTTTTTGATAAAATCGCCTATAAAAATGTAGTGTCAAATGGATTGGTATTAGACAAAAACGGACAAAAAATGTCCAAACGTCTAGGTAACGCCGTTGACCCATTCACGACACTAGCAGAATACGGTCCTGATGCTACTCGTTGGTATATGATTTCCAATGCAAATCCTTGGGATAACTTAAAATTTGATATTGAAGGAGTTGCTGAAGTAAGACGTAAATTCTTTGGAACCTTATACAATACCTATTCGTTTTTTAGTTTGTATGCCAATATTGATGGATTCAAATACGCCGAAGCTGAAATTCCGTTAAACGAAAGACCAGAAATAGACCGTTGGATTCTATCGGAATTGCATACTTTGATAAAAACAGTAGATGAAGCTTACGCGGATTACGAACCCACTAGAGCAGCTCGAGCTATATCTGATTTTGTTCAGGAGAATTTAAGCAACTGGTACGTTCGTTTGTGCCGAAGAAGATTCTGGAAAGGCGAATATGGCACCGATAAAATTGCGGCTTACCAAACTTTATATACTTGTTTGTTAAACGTAGCAAAACTAGCAGCGCCTATCGCTCCGTTCTTTATGGACAAGTTATATCGTGATTTAGTTAATACCACTGGAAGCGAGGATTTTACTAGCGTTCACTTGGCCAAATTCCCTGTTTCGGTTGAAAACTTTGTTGATAAATCACTCGAGAGTAAAATGATGAAAGCACAGACGGTTTCGTCATTGGTTTTATCCCTTCGTAAAAAGGAAATGATTAAGGTGCGTCAACCTTTGCAAAAGGTAATGATTCCAATACTTGACGACAATCAACGTGCTGAAATCGAGGCGGTTTCTGACCTGATAAAAGCAGAAGTAAACGTTAAAGAAATTGAACTTTTAGACGATGCTTCAGGAGTATTAGTGAAACAAATTAAGCCTAATTTTAAGGCATTAGGTCCTCGTTTTGGTAAAGACATGGGATTGATTTCCAAAGAGATACAAAATTTAACTCCAGATCAGATAAATGAATTAGATACAAAAGGAGAACTATCGCTTGTTATTTCAGGAAAAAGTATAATTTTAACATCCGATGACGTTGAAATTTCTTCACAAGATATTCCAGGTTGGTTGGTAGCAAATGCTAATGGAATTACTGTAGCATTGGATATTACATTAACGGAGGAACTTATAAACGAAGGAATAGCTAGAGAATTGGTTAACCGAATTCAAAACCTTAGAAAAGACAGCGGATTTGAAGTGACCGATAAAATTAAAGTTCATTTACAGCATAATGCCGAATTAGAAACAGCGGTCAATGCTAATGAAAGTTATATCAAATCGGAAACTTTAACAGAAACATTGGCTTTTGTGGCTGATTTAGATAAAGGAACAGAAATAGAATTCGACAATATAAAAACAAGAATATTAATCTCAAAATAG
- the recO gene encoding DNA repair protein RecO, whose amino-acid sequence MLVKTKAIVISSIKYQEKSLIVKCLTQSDGLKSYFVPNAFSAKKSNQKIAYFQSLTLLEIEANHKNKGTLEHFKEIKLAHAYQTISSDIVKSTIVMFLSEILHHSIHEEEKNENLYLFLESALLWLDAHDEVANFHLILMLEMTKFLGFYPDDTEIDFKFFDLKEGIFIPFQGTSCLSEHETHLFKRLLQLKFDSNQKVFAGIERQILLKTLLSYYTNHLDGFKNPKSLEVLKEIFA is encoded by the coding sequence ATGCTAGTCAAAACTAAAGCCATCGTCATTTCATCCATAAAATATCAGGAAAAAAGCTTGATTGTGAAATGCTTGACCCAATCTGATGGGCTAAAAAGTTATTTTGTACCCAATGCTTTTTCGGCTAAAAAATCAAACCAAAAGATTGCCTATTTTCAATCGCTGACCTTACTCGAAATAGAAGCCAATCATAAAAATAAAGGCACGCTTGAACATTTCAAAGAGATAAAATTGGCACATGCCTACCAAACTATCAGCAGCGATATTGTAAAAAGTACTATCGTTATGTTTCTCTCTGAAATCCTCCATCACAGTATCCACGAAGAAGAAAAAAACGAAAATCTCTATCTATTCTTAGAATCTGCTTTGCTTTGGCTTGACGCCCATGATGAAGTAGCCAATTTCCATTTAATATTGATGCTAGAGATGACTAAATTCCTCGGGTTTTACCCCGACGACACAGAAATTGATTTCAAGTTTTTTGACTTAAAAGAAGGCATATTTATTCCTTTTCAAGGAACAAGTTGCCTTAGCGAGCACGAAACTCATTTGTTCAAACGATTGCTTCAACTTAAATTTGATAGCAATCAAAAAGTCTTTGCTGGAATAGAAAGACAAATTCTTCTGAAAACACTTCTTTCCTATTATACCAATCATCTCGATGGCTTTAAAAACCCAAAATCACTAGAGGTTTTAAAAGAAATTTTTGCTTAA
- a CDS encoding T9SS type A sorting domain-containing protein — translation MKKYFLWLLILAFQLGFSQNQNWKGYFSYNKIKDVSESTTRIYAAAENSLFSKNLTTNELKTTNTIDGLSGQTISAIYHSETTNKTIVGYENGLLIVINDADGSILKVVDIINKNIPANIKKVNHFMEYQGIVYVSCDFGIVQYNLNTLEFGDTYFIGPNGLEIKVYQTTIFNGDIYANTQYYGIRKAAITNPNLNDFAQWQVFDNGYLTGIVTFNNQLIVMSTNNKLYKYVGNTQVEIGDMGQSGLDIRVYDNYLIVTTANNVYVYNTSLAQTIHIQTSQITSIPVTFSCATVVNNTLYIGTNENGIVSSTISNPTNFEFLMPNGPKMNNIFSLNSSSSNLWAVYGGYDITYNPYTYIGFSLTQFGISKYNETNLWTYIPYSDLPSTEALTRITVNPNDETKVFASSYNRGLLELESDIPTTLFNESNSSLKSLGSPSTTGIRISASAFDRSGNLWVTNSRVKNGLNVLRQGGSWQAYDMSTILSDYNNGDFSRIAIDKSGTKWMATYLDGVIAFNESDNVYKKITEGVDLGNLPSVDVRALAIDNRSQVWIGTNRGLRVISSTSSYNSTEQIKANSIIILENGTPSELLGQLYITDIAVNGSNQKWIATADSGVFLVSSNGQETIYHFTTDNSPLPSDIVNDVEINATTGEVFFATDKGLVSFQGTSTRPADNLDAVYVYPNPVRPEFTGTVKIAGLISKANIKIADIEGNLVYETTSEGGTIEWDTTAFGKYQVASGVYMIFIAAADGSETAVKKVMIIR, via the coding sequence ATGAAAAAGTATTTTCTGTGGCTTCTGATACTCGCGTTTCAATTAGGCTTTTCCCAAAATCAAAATTGGAAAGGATACTTTTCCTATAATAAAATTAAGGATGTTTCCGAATCAACCACTAGAATTTATGCCGCCGCCGAAAATTCGCTGTTTTCCAAAAATTTAACTACCAATGAGCTTAAAACCACCAATACAATAGATGGTCTTTCTGGACAAACTATTTCTGCCATTTATCATAGTGAAACAACCAATAAAACAATTGTCGGCTATGAAAATGGGCTACTAATTGTTATCAATGATGCTGATGGAAGTATCTTAAAAGTAGTAGATATTATTAATAAAAACATTCCCGCTAATATCAAAAAAGTGAATCACTTTATGGAATACCAAGGGATTGTTTATGTGTCTTGTGATTTTGGAATCGTGCAATATAATCTAAACACTTTAGAGTTTGGAGACACTTATTTTATTGGGCCTAATGGATTGGAAATAAAGGTGTACCAAACTACTATTTTTAATGGTGATATTTATGCCAATACTCAATATTACGGCATTAGAAAAGCGGCGATAACCAACCCAAATTTGAATGATTTTGCACAATGGCAGGTTTTTGATAATGGCTATTTAACAGGAATTGTAACTTTTAACAATCAATTGATTGTGATGAGTACTAATAATAAACTTTACAAATATGTGGGCAATACCCAAGTTGAGATTGGTGATATGGGTCAGTCAGGTCTTGATATCAGAGTGTATGATAATTATTTGATTGTAACTACTGCCAACAATGTTTATGTTTACAACACTTCCTTAGCTCAAACGATACATATACAAACATCACAAATAACAAGCATTCCAGTAACATTTTCTTGTGCAACGGTCGTAAATAATACCCTGTACATAGGTACAAATGAAAACGGAATAGTTTCCAGTACCATTAGCAATCCAACCAATTTTGAATTTTTAATGCCTAATGGTCCAAAAATGAATAATATCTTCTCTTTAAATAGCTCTTCTTCAAATTTATGGGCCGTTTATGGAGGATATGATATAACCTACAACCCGTATACTTACATTGGATTTTCTCTTACTCAATTTGGAATAAGTAAATACAATGAGACCAATTTATGGACTTATATTCCCTATAGTGATCTTCCCAGCACTGAAGCATTAACAAGAATTACTGTAAACCCAAATGATGAAACAAAAGTATTTGCAAGTTCCTATAATAGAGGGTTATTAGAATTGGAATCAGACATTCCAACAACACTTTTTAATGAAAGTAATAGTAGCTTGAAATCGCTCGGCTCCCCTTCAACTACTGGTATAAGAATTTCGGCTTCGGCTTTTGATCGATCGGGGAATTTATGGGTTACCAATAGTCGTGTAAAAAATGGATTGAATGTCTTAAGACAAGGCGGTTCATGGCAAGCTTATGATATGTCAACTATTTTATCCGATTATAATAATGGTGATTTTTCTAGGATTGCGATTGATAAAAGTGGTACAAAATGGATGGCAACTTATCTTGATGGTGTTATTGCTTTTAATGAAAGTGATAATGTTTATAAAAAAATTACCGAAGGAGTAGACCTGGGGAACCTTCCCTCAGTTGACGTTAGAGCCTTAGCTATAGACAATCGAAGTCAAGTATGGATAGGAACAAACCGTGGATTAAGAGTTATTTCAAGTACCAGCAGTTATAATTCGACAGAACAAATAAAGGCTAATTCGATAATCATTTTAGAAAATGGTACCCCGAGTGAATTGTTAGGACAATTATATATAACCGATATTGCTGTAAATGGTTCCAATCAAAAATGGATAGCAACTGCCGATTCAGGAGTCTTTCTGGTTTCTTCCAATGGACAAGAAACGATTTATCATTTCACAACTGATAATTCGCCTTTACCCAGTGATATTGTAAATGATGTTGAAATCAATGCCACTACCGGAGAAGTTTTCTTTGCAACAGACAAAGGATTAGTTTCTTTTCAAGGAACTTCAACCAGACCAGCAGATAATCTGGATGCTGTTTATGTGTATCCAAATCCAGTCCGACCTGAATTTACAGGTACCGTTAAAATAGCTGGATTAATTTCAAAAGCCAATATCAAAATTGCTGATATCGAAGGGAATTTAGTATACGAAACCACTTCAGAAGGAGGAACCATTGAATGGGACACCACGGCTTTCGGAAAATACCAAGTAGCTTCGGGGGTTTACATGATTTTTATCGCAGCAGCGGATGGTTCAGAAACTGCCGTCAAAAAAGTGATGATTATCAGATAA
- the gdhA gene encoding NADP-specific glutamate dehydrogenase encodes MSQSINAFMELVAKRNGHEPEFMQAVMEVAETVIPFIEQNKKYQNKMLLERMVEPERVIMFRVCWIDDAGTTQVNRGYRIQMNSAIGPYKGGIRFHPSVNLSILKFLAFEQTFKNSLTTLPMGGGKGGSDFDPKGKSDIEIMKFCQAFMTELAKHIGADTDVPAGDIGVGGREVGYMFGQYKRLRNEFTGVLTGKGITFGGSLIRPEATGYGDVYFAQNMLATKGESFAGKTVVVSGSGNVAQYAIEKATELGGKVVTASDSSGYIYDADGINAEKLAYIMEIKNVNYGRISDYVAKYPSAKFVAGKRPWEVKCDIALPCATQNELNGDEAKMLIANGCTCVAEGANMPSTPEAVTEFLKAKILFAPGKASNAGGVATSGLEMSQNSLRLSWTSEEVDQRLKDIMSNIHAACVKYGTDANGYTDYVKGANIAGFVKVADAMLAQGIV; translated from the coding sequence ATGTCACAAAGTATTAACGCATTTATGGAATTGGTTGCAAAAAGAAATGGTCATGAACCAGAATTTATGCAAGCAGTTATGGAAGTTGCTGAAACAGTAATTCCGTTTATTGAACAAAATAAAAAATACCAAAACAAAATGCTTTTGGAAAGAATGGTAGAGCCAGAAAGAGTAATCATGTTCCGCGTTTGTTGGATTGATGATGCTGGTACTACTCAAGTCAACCGTGGTTACAGAATTCAAATGAACTCGGCCATCGGACCTTACAAAGGAGGAATTCGTTTCCACCCTTCTGTAAACTTAAGCATCCTTAAATTCTTAGCTTTCGAGCAAACATTTAAAAACAGTTTAACTACATTACCAATGGGTGGTGGAAAAGGAGGTTCTGATTTTGATCCAAAAGGAAAATCGGATATCGAAATCATGAAATTCTGTCAAGCTTTTATGACGGAATTAGCTAAACACATCGGTGCTGACACTGACGTTCCTGCTGGAGATATTGGTGTTGGAGGAAGAGAAGTAGGTTACATGTTTGGTCAATATAAAAGATTAAGAAATGAATTCACCGGAGTATTAACCGGAAAAGGAATTACTTTTGGAGGTTCTTTGATTCGCCCAGAAGCAACAGGTTACGGAGATGTTTATTTCGCTCAAAATATGTTAGCCACAAAAGGAGAAAGCTTTGCAGGAAAAACAGTAGTAGTTTCAGGTTCTGGAAACGTAGCGCAATACGCTATAGAAAAAGCAACAGAATTAGGAGGTAAAGTAGTTACTGCTTCTGATTCTTCAGGATACATTTATGATGCAGATGGAATCAACGCTGAGAAATTGGCTTACATCATGGAAATCAAAAATGTAAACTACGGAAGAATCTCTGATTACGTTGCTAAATATCCTTCTGCAAAATTCGTAGCAGGAAAACGTCCTTGGGAAGTAAAATGTGATATCGCTTTACCATGTGCCACTCAAAACGAGTTAAACGGTGACGAAGCAAAAATGTTAATTGCTAACGGATGTACTTGTGTTGCGGAAGGAGCTAATATGCCTTCAACTCCAGAAGCAGTTACCGAATTCTTGAAAGCAAAAATACTTTTCGCTCCAGGAAAAGCTTCAAATGCTGGAGGTGTTGCCACATCTGGTCTTGAGATGTCTCAAAACTCTTTACGTTTAAGCTGGACTTCAGAAGAAGTAGATCAACGTTTAAAAGATATCATGAGTAACATTCATGCAGCTTGTGTAAAATACGGAACAGATGCTAACGGATATACTGATTACGTGAAAGGAGCTAATATTGCAGGTTTCGTAAAAGTAGCTGACGCAATGCTTGCTCAAGGAATCGTATAA
- a CDS encoding THC0290_0291 family protein — protein MPKKFIITLLLLFCLSNSANAQFGFSHEIGAIVGPVAFQSDYGERHDLKTNLGNTGYGIGIIHYLNFSYRAECNCYTPETYFNDHFKLRSELSYNKTNLKHYGQWVDPSRTSLVADQLRAMRGSTAVTNIGMQLEFFPFSVREFTSTIGSLAPFISLGGQFSFYDPKAWSELGPLNTPISTPIKYMNATTNQGGTVWSIVSSVGCRYKLTELSDLMLDMRLQYYFSNWVDGLNPDPTRYPENRANDWNVWLNFGYIYYLN, from the coding sequence ATGCCCAAGAAATTTATCATAACCTTATTGTTGTTATTTTGTTTATCAAATAGCGCAAATGCTCAATTTGGCTTTTCTCATGAAATCGGCGCCATTGTGGGTCCTGTTGCTTTTCAATCTGATTATGGGGAGAGACATGATCTTAAAACCAATTTGGGAAATACCGGTTATGGTATTGGGATTATTCATTATTTGAATTTCTCTTATAGAGCAGAATGTAATTGTTATACCCCTGAAACTTATTTTAATGACCACTTTAAATTAAGAAGTGAATTGTCCTATAATAAAACCAATCTTAAGCACTATGGTCAATGGGTAGATCCAAGTAGAACCTCTTTAGTTGCTGATCAATTGAGAGCGATGAGAGGAAGTACAGCGGTAACTAATATTGGTATGCAATTAGAGTTTTTCCCATTTAGTGTAAGAGAGTTTACCTCTACAATTGGCTCGTTAGCTCCATTTATAAGTTTGGGAGGGCAATTCAGTTTTTATGATCCTAAAGCTTGGTCAGAATTAGGTCCGTTAAACACGCCGATATCTACACCTATTAAATACATGAATGCTACAACTAATCAAGGTGGTACTGTTTGGTCAATAGTTTCGAGTGTTGGTTGCCGATATAAATTGACTGAATTATCCGATTTGATGTTGGATATGAGACTTCAATATTACTTTTCGAATTGGGTTGATGGTTTGAATCCTGACCCAACTAGATATCCAGAAAACAGAGCAAACGATTGGAATGTATGGCTTAATTTTGGATATATATACTATCTTAACTAG
- the hflX gene encoding GTPase HflX: MLEKEVINFERTVVVGIVTQNQSEEKLTEYLDELEFLTFTAGGEVIKRFSQKLEKPNPKTFLGTGKMDEISHYIKEHAISTVIFDDELSPSQQKNISKILDCKVLDRTNLILDIFAQRAETSYARTQVELAQCQYLLPRLSGMWTHLERQKGGIGLRGPGETEIETDRRIVRDRIALLKEKIKTIDKQMSVQRGNRGAMVRVALVGYTNVGKSTLMNVISKSEVFVENKLFATLDTTVRKVVIKNLPFLLSDTVGFIRKLPTQLIESFKSTLDEVREADLLLHVVDISHPDFEEHIASVNQILQDIKSNDKATIMVFNKIDAYKNEVIEDDDLITEKTTKHYTLEEWKATWMSNVGKENALFISATNKENFEEFREKVYEAVRSIHITRFPYNQFLYPDYKDAIEKGEE, from the coding sequence ATGCTAGAAAAAGAAGTTATAAATTTTGAAAGAACTGTCGTTGTTGGTATCGTTACTCAAAATCAAAGTGAAGAAAAGTTAACGGAATATTTAGACGAACTAGAGTTCTTAACGTTTACTGCAGGAGGTGAGGTAATCAAAAGATTTTCTCAGAAATTAGAGAAACCTAATCCTAAAACTTTTTTAGGCACTGGTAAGATGGATGAAATTAGCCACTATATAAAAGAACATGCTATTTCAACCGTTATTTTTGACGATGAATTATCACCATCTCAACAAAAAAACATTTCCAAAATTTTAGACTGCAAAGTTCTTGACAGAACAAATTTGATTCTTGATATTTTTGCACAGCGAGCTGAAACTTCTTATGCCAGAACTCAGGTTGAATTGGCTCAATGCCAATATTTATTACCAAGACTTTCTGGAATGTGGACACACTTAGAGCGTCAAAAAGGAGGAATTGGACTAAGAGGTCCAGGAGAAACAGAAATCGAAACGGATAGAAGGATTGTTCGTGACCGAATTGCTTTGCTCAAAGAAAAAATAAAAACCATTGACAAACAAATGTCAGTTCAAAGAGGCAATCGTGGCGCCATGGTACGTGTTGCTCTTGTTGGTTATACCAATGTTGGAAAATCAACCTTAATGAATGTCATCAGTAAAAGTGAAGTTTTTGTTGAAAATAAATTATTTGCCACACTGGATACCACAGTTCGTAAAGTGGTTATCAAAAATCTTCCTTTTTTGCTTTCAGATACAGTTGGATTTATTAGAAAATTACCAACCCAATTAATCGAGTCTTTCAAAAGTACATTGGATGAAGTTCGAGAAGCGGATTTATTATTGCATGTTGTTGATATATCTCATCCCGATTTTGAAGAGCACATTGCTTCGGTTAATCAAATTTTGCAAGATATCAAAAGTAATGACAAGGCAACCATAATGGTTTTTAATAAAATTGATGCTTACAAGAATGAAGTGATTGAGGATGATGATTTAATTACAGAAAAAACAACAAAACATTACACGCTTGAGGAATGGAAAGCTACTTGGATGAGCAATGTTGGTAAAGAAAATGCCTTATTTATTTCTGCTACTAATAAAGAAAACTTCGAGGAATTCAGAGAAAAAGTATACGAAGCCGTAAGAAGCATTCATATTACAAGATTTCCGTATAATCAGTTTTTGTATCCAGATTACAAAGATGCCATTGAAAAAGGAGAGGAATAA